The proteins below are encoded in one region of Scylla paramamosain isolate STU-SP2022 chromosome 8, ASM3559412v1, whole genome shotgun sequence:
- the LOC135102790 gene encoding uncharacterized protein LOC135102790, with the protein MTQLTPRLASTMAEVDAVHWVVYRNVLPVLVFAGIILNVLCLVVLSRPSLRSTRVVWYFLALASSDLLVCVFHIPVITTITGCTFSSYGEAYYFTHFGWTMIGVCQSFGTYVIVWLSLDRFIAVWMYEIYPKIQQRPHVKRNRLLATAMACITFHLVYMVLADLTCSTEDEGDEECTRGHWISVSGYQYQFEKTWHKVYCVIYGLFIRWFPGCLLIFFNASLVVGIVQGRVNLPVGIKTPGRSGERKLVIITIAITASYILFTFPIMIYITGFAEALPDRCGGNHPKEVLRAVGNTLQLLEHVIHIAFLVGLNSRFRKELKILLRLEKRADDDYCHEQDGEKEEPKSRSKLAPPHSFNTHSTTPTPPTLTQDLSLSTADVAVL; encoded by the exons ATGACACAGCTCACGCCAAGGCTCGCCTCCACCATGGCGGAGGTGGACGCAGTGCATTGGGTGGTATACCGCAACGTCCTGCCGGTGCTGGTATTTGCGGGCATTATTCTCAACGTGCTCTGTTTGGTGGTGCTGAGTCGTCCAAGCCTCAGGTCAACCAGAGTCGTTTG GTACTTCCTGGCCCTGGCCTCCTCAGACCTGTTGGTGTGCGTCTTCCATATCCccgtcatcaccactatcacggGATGCACCTTTTCCTCTTATGGCGAGGCCTACTACTTCACACACTTCGGCTGGACGATGATCGGTGTGTGTCAGTCATTCGGAACCTACGTCATTGTGTGGCTGTCCTTGGATCGCTTCATTGCCGTGTGGATGTACGAAATTTACCCAAAGATCCAGCAGCGACCCCATGTCAAGAGGAACAGGCTGCTGGCCACGGCGATGGCTTGCATCACCTTCCACTTGGTCTATATGGTCCTGGCTGATCTGACCTGTTCCACCGAAGATGAAGGAGACGAGGAGTGCACGCGAGGACACTGGATCAGCGTGAGCGGCTATCAGTACCAGTTTGAGAAGACGTGGCACAAGGTGTACTGCGTCATATACGGCCTCTTCATTAG GTGGTTCCCGGGCTGCCTGCTGATCTTTTTCAATGCCAGCTTGGTGGTGGGCATAGTGCAGGGCCGCGTCAACCTCCCTGTGGGCATCAAGACACCAGGCAGGAGTGGGGAGCGTAAacttgtcatcatcaccattgccATCACTGCCTCCTACATCCTGTTCACATTCCCTATCATGATCTACATCACTGGCTTTGCGGAGGCACTCCCAGACCGGTGTGGAGGCAACCACCCCAAGGAGGTATTAAGGGCAGTGGGCAACACACTGCAGCTGCTGGAGCATGTCATCCACATTGCCTTCCTGGTGGGACTCAACAGCCGCTTCAGAAAAGAACTTAAGATCCTATTGCGACTTGAAAAAAGAGCAGATGATGACTACTGCCACGAGCAAGATGGCGAGAAAGAGGAACCAAAGAGTAGGAGCAAATTGGCACCACCTCATTCCTTCAATACACACTCCACTACCCCAACACCACCTACCCTAACACAAGACCTGAGCCTCAGCACTGCTGATGTTGCTGTATTATAA